From the Longimicrobium sp. genome, one window contains:
- a CDS encoding APC family permease, with protein MAAGEGDKPGLRRELGFGDAVGIGFGAIVGAGIFAVTGIAAGVAGPAVLVALPLAGVAATANALSSAELAASYPQAGGTYEYGYRVLHPWAGFAAGWMFLASKTAAAGTVGLAIAAYLERIAPGVPGRAVALAAIAVFTAVNALGIRKSSAANLLIVAAATGVLLAFAAAGAARFDAANLHPFATTGPGGVLRAAALLFFAYTGYARVATLGEEVRDPRHTIPRAILATVAGVSVLYLLVTFAAVGSVGAEVLARTDAPLAEAARAMGIPALETAVSAGALAAMLGVLLSQLLGLSRMVFAMARRGDLPGALAAVDARSGAPVRAVVLVGAGAALAAAFGTLRAIAPAASFAILLYYALANLAALRMPRARKLYPDAVPAVGLAACALLAASLDVRTALVGMAVLAAGFAVRAAVRALAGVARRD; from the coding sequence ATGGCGGCGGGCGAGGGGGACAAGCCGGGGCTGCGGCGCGAGCTGGGCTTCGGCGACGCGGTGGGGATCGGGTTCGGGGCCATCGTCGGCGCGGGGATCTTCGCGGTGACGGGGATCGCCGCGGGGGTGGCGGGGCCGGCGGTGCTCGTCGCCTTGCCGCTGGCGGGCGTGGCGGCGACGGCCAACGCGCTCAGCTCGGCCGAGCTGGCGGCGTCGTATCCGCAGGCGGGGGGGACGTACGAATACGGCTACCGCGTGCTGCACCCGTGGGCCGGGTTCGCGGCGGGATGGATGTTCCTGGCCAGCAAGACGGCCGCCGCGGGCACGGTGGGCCTCGCCATCGCCGCGTACCTGGAGCGGATCGCGCCGGGGGTGCCGGGACGAGCCGTCGCACTGGCCGCCATCGCCGTCTTCACCGCGGTCAACGCCCTGGGGATCCGCAAGTCGAGCGCGGCCAACCTGCTGATCGTCGCCGCGGCGACGGGGGTGCTGCTGGCGTTCGCGGCCGCGGGGGCGGCGAGGTTCGACGCGGCGAACCTCCATCCGTTCGCGACGACGGGACCCGGCGGGGTGCTGCGCGCGGCCGCGCTCCTCTTCTTCGCCTACACCGGCTACGCGCGCGTGGCCACGCTGGGCGAGGAGGTGCGCGATCCCCGTCACACCATCCCCCGCGCGATCCTGGCGACGGTGGCGGGCGTCTCCGTCCTCTATCTCCTCGTCACCTTCGCGGCGGTGGGCTCGGTGGGCGCGGAGGTGCTGGCGCGCACCGACGCCCCGCTCGCCGAGGCCGCGCGGGCGATGGGGATCCCCGCGCTGGAGACGGCCGTCTCCGCCGGCGCCTTGGCGGCGATGCTGGGCGTCCTCCTCTCCCAGCTGCTCGGGCTGAGCCGGATGGTCTTCGCCATGGCGCGCCGCGGCGACCTCCCCGGCGCGCTGGCGGCGGTGGACGCGCGGAGCGGGGCACCGGTGCGGGCCGTCGTCCTCGTCGGCGCGGGCGCGGCGCTGGCGGCGGCGTTCGGGACGCTCCGGGCGATCGCCCCCGCCGCGAGCTTCGCCATCCTCCTCTACTACGCGCTGGCGAACCTGGCCGCGCTGCGCATGCCGCGCGCGCGGAAGCTCTATCCCGACGCCGTCCCCGCCGTCGGCCTGGCCGCGTGCGCGCTCCTGGCCGCGTCGCTCGACGTGCGGACGGCGCTGGTGGGGATGGCGGTGCTCGCCGCGGGATTCGCGGTCCGCGCGGCGGTGCGGGCACTCGCAGGGGTCGCGCGGCGCGATTAG
- a CDS encoding biopolymer transporter ExbD: MGMGVGGKKGGPASDINVTPMIDVLLVLLIIFMVVQQGLQRGVAMQVPPPKDKDEVAQKSNPEDQIVLEVLPGPQYRINTRPVPTASLETTLRDIYAQRPRKVIFVKGAENMTYGDVVYAVDASRAAGVEIVGLVPRPEVGPATPAAAAPAP, from the coding sequence ATGGGAATGGGAGTCGGCGGCAAGAAGGGCGGTCCCGCGTCGGACATCAACGTCACGCCGATGATCGACGTGCTGCTGGTGCTGCTCATCATCTTCATGGTGGTGCAGCAGGGGCTGCAGCGCGGGGTGGCCATGCAGGTGCCGCCCCCGAAGGACAAGGACGAGGTGGCGCAGAAGTCGAACCCCGAGGACCAGATCGTCCTCGAGGTGCTCCCCGGGCCGCAGTACCGCATCAACACCCGCCCGGTGCCCACCGCCTCGCTGGAGACCACGCTGCGCGACATCTACGCGCAGCGGCCGCGCAAGGTCATCTTCGTGAAGGGCGCGGAGAACATGACCTACGGCGACGTCGTGTACGCGGTCGACGCCAGCCGTGCGGCGGGGGTGGAGATCGTGGGCCTGGTGCCGCGCCCCGAGGTCGGCCCCGCCACGCCGGCGGCGGCCGCCCCGGCGCCGTAA
- a CDS encoding TonB family protein: MFNKLDRKRKSFWSPWSIGAALLVEGALAVLVMNSGISDPLKKKDQELVDYVEVEQNKPKTPEPPPPPPPPPPPEQPEAPPPVVKGFQELVPPVEPPKEIPKVDPNQVAVNVNDFSGVGKAGGVANGVDNGQAQDVTNRTAPPDEGTYELSAVEEQPSLSNSSEVQRQLERNYPPLLRDAGVTGTVTLRMRVMENGSVDPESISVESATHDAFGDAAKRVVSRMRFRPAKVGGHAVKVWVTLPVTFQLQT, translated from the coding sequence ATGTTCAACAAGCTGGACCGGAAGAGGAAGAGCTTCTGGTCGCCGTGGAGCATCGGGGCGGCGCTGCTCGTAGAAGGCGCGCTGGCGGTGCTGGTGATGAATTCCGGCATCAGCGATCCGCTCAAGAAGAAGGATCAGGAGCTGGTCGACTACGTCGAGGTCGAGCAGAACAAGCCCAAGACCCCCGAGCCGCCGCCCCCGCCGCCCCCGCCCCCGCCGCCGGAGCAGCCCGAGGCGCCGCCCCCGGTGGTCAAGGGCTTCCAGGAGCTGGTGCCCCCGGTCGAGCCGCCCAAGGAGATCCCCAAGGTCGACCCCAACCAGGTGGCCGTGAACGTCAACGACTTCTCCGGCGTGGGGAAGGCCGGCGGCGTGGCCAACGGCGTCGACAACGGGCAGGCGCAGGACGTCACCAACCGCACGGCGCCCCCCGACGAGGGCACCTACGAGCTCTCGGCGGTGGAGGAGCAGCCCTCGCTGTCGAACAGCTCCGAGGTGCAGCGCCAGCTCGAGCGCAACTACCCGCCGCTGCTGCGCGACGCCGGCGTGACCGGCACCGTCACCCTGCGCATGCGCGTGATGGAGAACGGCTCGGTGGACCCCGAGAGCATCTCGGTCGAGAGCGCCACCCACGACGCGTTCGGCGACGCGGCCAAGCGCGTGGTGTCGAGGATGCGGTTCCGCCCCGCCAAGGTCGGCGGGCACGCGGTGAAGGTTTGGGTCACGCTTCCCGTGACCTTCCAGCTCCAGACCTGA
- a CDS encoding HlyD family efflux transporter periplasmic adaptor subunit: MDIPRTPAKSRRRWVYGSIAIAGAALGTLALTRIGPAAPSVERATLWSDTVRRGDMARQVRGPGTLVAEDIRWISAVTQGRVESKLVQPGTSVAAGTVLVTLSNPDVERQALEAQRQLTAAQADLTTLRTNLQNQLLTQQGTVAQVQAQHNQAARQAESAEALARQNMVSQQELAKARDDAADLQTRLSVERQRLDFMRRSLQQQIAGQESQVAMLRRLAAFNQSQIASMQVRSPQNGVLQELPVELGQWVNSGATLAKVVQPGRLKAVLRIPETQAKDLTVGQKASVDTHNGLVAGHVARIDPAATNGTVTVDVALDAPLPRGARPDLSVDGTIEIDRIPNVLYVGRPSYGQAESSLAMFRVLPGGGEAERVTVRLGRGSATTVEVLSGLNPGDVVVLSDLSEYQEQPRIKLR, translated from the coding sequence GTGGACATCCCCCGCACGCCGGCAAAGAGCCGCCGGCGCTGGGTTTACGGCAGCATTGCCATCGCCGGCGCGGCGCTGGGCACCCTCGCGCTCACCCGCATCGGCCCCGCCGCGCCCTCGGTGGAGCGCGCCACCCTGTGGTCCGACACTGTGCGCCGCGGCGACATGGCGCGCCAGGTGCGCGGCCCCGGCACCCTGGTGGCCGAGGACATCCGCTGGATCAGCGCCGTCACCCAGGGGCGCGTGGAGAGCAAGCTGGTGCAGCCGGGGACGAGCGTGGCCGCCGGCACCGTGCTGGTCACCCTCAGCAACCCCGACGTGGAGCGGCAGGCGCTCGAGGCGCAGCGGCAGCTGACCGCCGCGCAGGCCGACCTCACCACGCTGCGCACCAACCTGCAGAACCAGCTGCTCACCCAGCAGGGCACGGTGGCCCAGGTCCAGGCGCAGCACAACCAGGCCGCGCGCCAGGCCGAGAGCGCCGAGGCGCTGGCGCGGCAGAACATGGTCAGCCAGCAGGAGCTGGCCAAGGCGCGCGACGACGCGGCCGACCTGCAGACGCGGCTGAGCGTGGAGCGCCAGCGGCTGGACTTCATGCGCCGCTCCCTGCAGCAGCAGATCGCCGGGCAGGAGAGCCAGGTGGCGATGCTGCGCCGTCTCGCGGCGTTCAACCAGTCGCAGATCGCGTCGATGCAGGTGCGCAGCCCGCAGAACGGTGTGCTGCAGGAGCTTCCCGTCGAGCTGGGCCAGTGGGTGAACTCGGGCGCCACGCTGGCCAAGGTGGTGCAGCCCGGCCGGCTCAAGGCGGTGCTGCGCATCCCCGAGACGCAGGCGAAGGACCTCACCGTGGGGCAGAAGGCGTCGGTCGATACGCACAACGGCCTCGTCGCCGGGCACGTGGCGCGGATCGACCCGGCGGCCACCAACGGCACGGTGACGGTGGACGTGGCCCTCGACGCACCCCTCCCCCGCGGCGCGCGACCCGACCTGTCGGTGGACGGGACCATCGAGATCGACCGCATCCCCAATGTGCTGTACGTGGGGCGACCCAGCTACGGGCAGGCCGAGTCGTCGCTCGCCATGTTCCGCGTCCTCCCCGGCGGCGGCGAGGCCGAGCGGGTGACCGTGCGCCTGGGCCGCGGCAGCGCCACCACGGTGGAAGTGCTGAGCGGGCTGAACCCCGGCGACGTGGTGGTGCTCTCGGACTTGAGCGAGTACCAGGAGCAGCCACGGATCAAGCTGCGCTAG
- a CDS encoding MBL fold metallo-hydrolase: MDLVWNGYPRQVASYLVDGGDALAVVESGPGSTLPAVLGAVRALGRDPAEITHVLVTHVHLDHAGGAGGLLAHAPRAKVYVHPRGARHLADPSRLLASATMLYGDQMDRLWGSMVPVPADRLVVLQDGDEVRIGTRRLRAIDTPGHASHHHAYHDPDARLVFTGDVGGIRIDRAPYVCAPTPPPDIDLDAWQESLRRLRALDAAMLLPTHFGGVTDAAWHLDDLSARLRGWAAWTEAQALAGAGSAAMAAAMRHRATADIVAATGSEAAARAYELAVPYPMMAAGLARWWTVRQQDRG; the protein is encoded by the coding sequence GTGGACCTGGTCTGGAACGGCTATCCCCGCCAGGTCGCGTCGTACCTCGTGGACGGCGGCGACGCGCTGGCGGTGGTGGAGAGCGGCCCGGGGAGCACCCTCCCCGCCGTGCTCGGCGCCGTCCGCGCGCTCGGCCGCGACCCGGCGGAGATCACCCACGTGCTGGTGACGCACGTGCACCTGGACCACGCCGGCGGCGCGGGCGGGCTGCTCGCCCACGCGCCGCGCGCGAAGGTGTACGTCCACCCGCGCGGCGCCAGGCACCTGGCCGACCCGTCGCGCCTCCTCGCCAGCGCGACGATGCTCTATGGGGACCAGATGGACCGGCTGTGGGGCTCGATGGTGCCCGTCCCCGCCGACCGCCTCGTCGTGCTGCAGGACGGCGACGAGGTGCGGATCGGCACGCGGCGGCTGCGGGCGATCGACACGCCGGGGCACGCCAGCCATCACCACGCCTACCACGATCCCGACGCGCGCCTCGTCTTCACCGGCGACGTCGGGGGGATCCGCATCGACCGCGCGCCCTACGTCTGCGCGCCCACGCCGCCGCCGGACATCGACCTCGACGCGTGGCAGGAGAGCCTCCGCCGCCTCCGCGCGCTCGACGCGGCGATGCTGCTGCCCACGCACTTCGGCGGCGTCACCGATGCCGCGTGGCACCTGGACGACCTTTCCGCGCGGCTGCGCGGCTGGGCGGCGTGGACGGAGGCGCAGGCGCTCGCGGGCGCGGGCTCCGCCGCGATGGCCGCCGCCATGCGCCACCGCGCCACCGCCGACATCGTCGCCGCCACGGGAAGCGAGGCGGCCGCCCGCGCCTACGAGCTCGCCGTCCCCTATCCGATGATGGCGGCCGGCCTGGCGCGCTGGTGGACGGTGCGCCAGCAGGACCGGGGGTGA
- a CDS encoding biopolymer transporter ExbD — MAGGAHLGGAAGFGGSPLPQVAGFESDVNADINVTPMIDVMLVLLIIFMITVPSLAGYTAILPKAKTAAPEKDKRVTLGIDRQGNYYIEGKVTKHVPPARLTEELKAAYATRPDDHVLYLKADNQAGYDKVLTAIDAARNSGVRRIGAITELPAKAKAKE, encoded by the coding sequence ATGGCTGGAGGAGCGCACCTCGGCGGGGCCGCCGGATTCGGCGGCTCCCCCCTGCCGCAGGTCGCCGGGTTCGAGTCGGACGTGAACGCCGACATCAACGTCACGCCGATGATCGACGTGATGCTGGTGCTGCTGATCATCTTCATGATCACGGTGCCGTCGCTGGCGGGGTACACGGCCATCCTGCCCAAGGCCAAGACCGCGGCTCCCGAAAAGGACAAGCGCGTCACGCTGGGCATCGACCGGCAGGGGAACTACTACATCGAGGGCAAGGTCACCAAGCACGTGCCGCCGGCGCGGCTCACCGAGGAGCTGAAGGCCGCCTACGCCACGCGCCCCGACGACCACGTCCTGTACCTGAAGGCCGACAACCAGGCCGGCTACGACAAGGTCCTCACGGCCATCGACGCGGCCCGCAACTCGGGGGTCCGCCGCATCGGCGCGATCACCGAGCTGCCGGCCAAGGCCAAGGCCAAGGAATAG
- a CDS encoding MotA/TolQ/ExbB proton channel family protein, with the protein MDFAKIWHDTGAFNKGIVIFLMLMSVVSLAVAVTKWLRFRKMARATRAFAPVFSQALENDNIPEALAAADQYPGSHVARVLGESLREVAPLLEDPRAAGAAIVSCERSVEREQILLANDLKSGLGLLATIGATAPFVGLLGTTLGIVRSFMGMGESGAGLEAVSSGIAEALIATAIGLVAAIPAVWLYNYFTARLDTLFSELAYAGREMIDWMMTRQARRDLAAGGNPSFHGD; encoded by the coding sequence ATGGATTTCGCCAAGATCTGGCACGACACCGGCGCGTTCAACAAGGGCATCGTGATCTTCCTCATGCTCATGAGCGTGGTGTCGCTTGCGGTGGCGGTGACGAAGTGGCTGCGCTTCCGCAAGATGGCCCGCGCCACCCGCGCCTTCGCGCCCGTGTTCAGCCAGGCGCTGGAGAACGACAACATCCCCGAGGCGCTGGCCGCCGCCGACCAGTACCCCGGCAGCCACGTGGCCCGCGTGCTGGGCGAGTCGCTGCGCGAGGTGGCCCCGCTGCTCGAGGACCCGCGCGCCGCCGGCGCCGCCATCGTCTCCTGCGAGCGGTCGGTGGAGCGTGAGCAGATCCTGCTGGCGAACGACCTGAAGAGCGGCCTGGGCCTGCTGGCCACCATCGGCGCCACGGCGCCGTTCGTGGGGCTGCTGGGCACCACGCTGGGCATCGTGCGCTCGTTCATGGGCATGGGCGAGAGCGGCGCCGGCCTCGAGGCGGTGTCGTCCGGCATCGCCGAGGCGCTGATCGCCACCGCCATCGGCCTGGTGGCCGCGATCCCGGCGGTGTGGCTGTACAACTACTTCACCGCGCGCCTCGACACGCTGTTCTCGGAGCTGGCCTACGCCGGCCGCGAGATGATCGACTGGATGATGACGCGCCAGGCCCGCCGCGATCTGGCGGCCGGCGGCAATCCCTCCTTCCACGGGGACTGA
- a CDS encoding biopolymer transporter ExbD, with translation MRGTLPADKFEVKAEINVTPMIDVMLVLLIIFMVVTPVMVQASLPEARTAEFQRDKHPTLVIDARGGYALDFAGKTERIPADRLQARLAQLYAPRPNDHVIFLKADRHVGYGHVLTALDAARDVGIRRVAAITDLPPRERRR, from the coding sequence ATGCGGGGCACTCTTCCGGCGGACAAGTTCGAGGTGAAGGCGGAGATCAACGTCACGCCGATGATCGACGTGATGCTGGTGCTGCTGATCATCTTCATGGTGGTGACGCCGGTGATGGTGCAGGCCTCGCTCCCCGAGGCGCGCACCGCCGAGTTCCAGCGCGACAAGCATCCCACCCTGGTCATCGACGCGCGCGGCGGCTACGCCCTGGACTTCGCGGGGAAGACCGAGCGCATCCCCGCGGACCGCCTGCAGGCGCGCCTGGCGCAGCTCTACGCGCCGCGGCCGAACGACCACGTCATCTTCCTCAAGGCCGACCGCCACGTGGGCTACGGCCACGTGCTGACGGCGCTCGACGCCGCGCGCGACGTGGGGATCCGCCGCGTGGCCGCCATCACCGACCTTCCGCCGCGCGAGCGCCGCCGCTGA
- a CDS encoding DUF4097 family beta strand repeat-containing protein produces the protein MKPPVSALAAAVLAAALVTPLCAQRDYDWSGELAPGATLRVFTVNGTVTVRPASGRTARIHGETENASGGDQIRYVAERSGGDIRVCALREDATCSDNGVRSEGRRWRWGSRRSKGNFTVEVPRGVVVHVSSGNGDVAVDGGTADVHASSGNGDVRVGAGAAEVHASSGNGTVMVDGARGPVRASSGNGRVAITTASGPVNASTGNGRIEVAMSSLRGSGDMSFSSGNGSVTLTLPGDFSANLEASTGNGGIHSDFPMRVSGRMSSHRITGTIGNGGRRLHISTGNGSITLRRSGS, from the coding sequence ATGAAGCCGCCCGTTTCCGCGCTCGCCGCCGCCGTGCTGGCCGCCGCGCTCGTCACGCCCCTCTGCGCCCAGCGCGACTACGACTGGTCGGGCGAGCTCGCCCCCGGCGCCACGCTGCGCGTGTTCACCGTCAACGGCACCGTCACCGTGCGCCCGGCGTCGGGGCGCACCGCGCGCATCCACGGCGAGACCGAGAACGCGTCGGGGGGCGACCAGATCCGCTACGTGGCCGAGCGCAGCGGCGGCGACATCCGCGTCTGCGCGCTGCGCGAAGACGCCACCTGCAGCGACAACGGCGTCCGCAGCGAGGGCCGCCGCTGGCGCTGGGGGTCGCGCCGCAGCAAGGGCAACTTCACCGTCGAGGTGCCGCGCGGGGTGGTCGTCCACGTCTCCAGCGGCAACGGCGACGTGGCGGTGGACGGCGGCACGGCCGACGTGCACGCCAGCAGCGGCAACGGCGACGTGCGGGTGGGCGCCGGCGCGGCCGAGGTGCACGCCAGCAGCGGCAACGGCACGGTGATGGTGGACGGCGCGCGCGGCCCCGTGCGCGCCAGCTCGGGGAACGGGCGCGTGGCCATCACCACCGCCAGCGGCCCGGTGAACGCCTCCACCGGCAACGGGCGGATCGAGGTGGCGATGTCGTCGCTGCGCGGCTCGGGCGACATGAGCTTCTCCAGCGGCAACGGCAGCGTCACGCTCACCCTCCCCGGCGACTTCTCGGCGAACCTCGAGGCCAGCACCGGCAACGGCGGCATCCACAGCGACTTCCCCATGCGCGTGTCGGGGCGGATGTCGTCGCACCGCATCACGGGGACGATCGGGAACGGCGGGCGCCGCCTGCACATCTCCACCGGCAACGGCTCCATCACGCTCCGCCGCTCCGGGAGCTGA
- a CDS encoding biopolymer transporter ExbD has product MGMAIAKRGGPVAEINVTPMIDVLLVLLIIFMVVQQGLQRGIDLQAPPPKDPSVSAPSPDQIVLEVFPGGRYAINTHPVGAEGLEAAVARTFAGRPRKVLFVKGAENLTFGDVVTAVDATRAAGVTIVGLMPRSGS; this is encoded by the coding sequence ATGGGCATGGCCATCGCGAAGCGCGGGGGGCCGGTGGCGGAGATCAACGTCACCCCGATGATCGACGTCCTGCTCGTCCTGCTGATCATCTTCATGGTGGTGCAGCAGGGGCTGCAGCGCGGCATCGATCTCCAGGCGCCGCCGCCGAAGGATCCGTCGGTGAGCGCTCCCTCGCCCGACCAGATCGTGCTGGAGGTGTTCCCCGGCGGCCGCTACGCCATCAACACGCACCCCGTTGGCGCCGAGGGGCTGGAGGCGGCCGTGGCGCGCACCTTCGCGGGGCGGCCGCGCAAGGTGCTGTTCGTGAAGGGCGCCGAGAACCTCACCTTCGGCGACGTCGTCACCGCCGTGGACGCCACGCGCGCGGCCGGCGTGACCATCGTCGGCCTGATGCCGCGCTCGGGAAGCTGA